One window of the Pseudomonas knackmussii B13 genome contains the following:
- the ilvA gene encoding threonine ammonia-lyase, biosynthetic, with amino-acid sequence MCPVPAKPAPMLEQYVKKILTSRVYDVAVETPLQAARQLSERLGNQVLLKREDLQPVFSFKIRGAYNKLAQLTAEELARGVVTASAGNHAQGVALAARELGVKATIVMPRTTPELKVQGVRARGGKAVLHGDAFPEALAHSLKLVEEKGYVYIHPYDDPDVIAGQGAVAMEILRQHPGRLDAIFVPVGGGGLIAGIAAYVKYLRPEIKVIGVEPDDSNCLQAAMAAGERVVLNQVGLFADGVAVAQIGKHTFDICKDYVDEVITVSTDEICAAIKDIYDDTRSITEPAGALAVAGIKRYVEREGSKGQTLVAIDSGANINFDRLRHVAERAELGEKREAIIAVTIPERPGSFKAFCEAIGKRQITEFNYRYNTDQEAHIFVGVQTHPDNDPRAVLVEQLRGQGFPVLDLTDNELAKLHIRHMVGGHSPRVSDEQVFRFEFPERPGALFNFLNKLGGRWNITMFHYRNHGAADGRVVAGLQVPAEERHLVAAALEEIGYPYWDESDNPAYKLFLG; translated from the coding sequence TTGTGCCCGGTCCCAGCGAAGCCCGCCCCGATGCTCGAACAGTACGTCAAGAAGATCCTCACCTCGCGCGTCTACGACGTTGCGGTGGAAACGCCCCTGCAAGCCGCCCGCCAGCTCTCCGAGCGCCTGGGCAACCAGGTCCTGCTCAAGCGCGAGGACCTGCAGCCGGTGTTCTCCTTCAAGATCCGCGGCGCCTACAACAAGCTGGCGCAGCTGACTGCCGAGGAGCTGGCGCGCGGCGTGGTCACCGCTTCGGCCGGCAACCATGCCCAGGGCGTGGCCCTGGCGGCGCGCGAGCTGGGCGTGAAGGCGACCATCGTGATGCCGCGCACCACGCCGGAGCTGAAGGTCCAGGGCGTGCGCGCCCGCGGCGGCAAGGCAGTACTGCACGGCGATGCCTTCCCCGAGGCGCTGGCGCACTCGCTGAAGCTGGTGGAAGAGAAGGGCTACGTCTACATCCACCCCTACGACGATCCGGACGTGATCGCCGGCCAGGGCGCCGTGGCCATGGAAATCCTCCGCCAGCACCCGGGCCGCCTGGATGCCATCTTCGTGCCGGTTGGCGGCGGCGGGCTGATCGCCGGCATCGCCGCATACGTGAAGTACCTGCGCCCCGAGATCAAGGTGATCGGCGTCGAGCCGGACGATTCCAACTGCCTGCAGGCCGCCATGGCCGCCGGCGAGCGCGTGGTGCTGAACCAGGTCGGGCTGTTCGCCGATGGCGTGGCAGTCGCGCAGATCGGCAAGCACACCTTCGATATCTGCAAGGACTACGTCGACGAGGTGATCACCGTCAGTACCGACGAGATCTGTGCGGCAATCAAGGATATCTACGACGATACCCGCTCGATCACCGAACCTGCTGGTGCGCTGGCCGTTGCGGGCATCAAGAGGTACGTCGAGCGCGAAGGTTCGAAGGGCCAGACCCTGGTGGCCATCGATTCGGGCGCCAACATCAACTTCGACCGCCTGCGCCACGTCGCCGAGCGCGCCGAGCTGGGCGAGAAGCGCGAAGCCATCATCGCCGTGACCATCCCGGAGCGTCCGGGCAGCTTCAAGGCGTTCTGCGAGGCCATCGGCAAGCGCCAGATCACCGAGTTCAACTACCGCTACAACACCGACCAGGAAGCGCACATCTTCGTCGGTGTGCAGACCCACCCGGACAACGACCCGCGCGCGGTGCTGGTGGAGCAACTGCGTGGCCAGGGCTTCCCTGTGCTCGACCTGACCGACAACGAACTGGCCAAGCTGCACATCCGCCACATGGTCGGCGGCCATTCGCCACGCGTCAGCGACGAGCAGGTGTTCCGCTTCGAGTTCCCCGAACGCCCCGGTGCGCTGTTCAACTTCCTCAACAAGCTCGGCGGGCGCTGGAACATCACCATGTTCCACTACCGCAACCACGGCGCCGCCGACGGTCGCGTGGTCGCCGGCCTGCAGGTGCCGGCGGAAGAGCGCCACCTGGTGGCGGCGGCGCTGGAAGAGATCGGCTACCCGTACTGGGACGAAAGCGACAATCCGGCCTACAAGCTGTTCCTCGGCTAA
- the rpiA gene encoding ribose-5-phosphate isomerase RpiA, whose amino-acid sequence MNQDQLKQAVAQAAVDHILPHLDSKSIVGVGTGSTANFFIDLLAKHKAEFDGAVASSEATAQRLKGHGIPVYDLNTVSELEFYVDGADESNERLELIKGGGAALTREKIVAAVAKQFICIADASKLVPMLGAFPLPVEVIPMARSHVARELVKLGGDPVYRDGVLTDNGNIILDVHNLRIESAVALEERINNIVGVVTVGLFAARPADLLLLGTADGVKTLKA is encoded by the coding sequence ATGAACCAGGACCAGCTCAAGCAGGCCGTGGCCCAGGCCGCCGTCGACCACATCCTCCCGCACCTCGACAGCAAGAGCATCGTCGGGGTCGGCACCGGCTCCACCGCCAACTTCTTCATCGACCTGCTGGCCAAGCACAAGGCCGAGTTCGATGGCGCCGTGGCCAGCTCCGAAGCCACCGCCCAGCGCCTCAAAGGCCACGGCATCCCGGTCTACGACCTGAACACCGTCAGCGAGCTGGAGTTCTACGTCGACGGTGCCGACGAGAGCAACGAGCGCCTGGAACTGATCAAGGGCGGCGGCGCTGCGCTGACCCGCGAGAAGATCGTCGCGGCCGTGGCCAAGCAGTTCATCTGCATCGCCGACGCCAGCAAGCTGGTGCCCATGCTCGGCGCCTTCCCGCTGCCGGTCGAAGTCATCCCCATGGCCCGCAGCCATGTGGCCCGCGAGCTGGTGAAGCTGGGCGGCGACCCGGTCTACCGTGACGGCGTGCTGACCGACAACGGCAACATCATCCTCGACGTGCATAACCTGCGCATCGAAAGCGCGGTAGCCCTGGAAGAGCGCATCAACAACATCGTCGGCGTGGTCACCGTCGGCCTGTTCGCCGCGCGCCCGGCCGACCTGCTGCTGCTCGGCACCGCCGACGGCGTGAAGACCCTCAAGGCCTGA
- a CDS encoding YegP family protein, with protein MAAKYHLKKASDGQFHFNLHASNGEVVISSELYKAKTSAIEGIESVRRNSQREGAFELKEASNGKHYFVLKATNGQVVGQSQMYGSRASAENGVASVKRYAPDAGISDDS; from the coding sequence ATGGCCGCGAAATACCACCTGAAGAAGGCCAGCGATGGCCAGTTCCACTTCAACCTGCACGCCAGCAATGGCGAAGTCGTCATCAGCAGCGAGCTGTACAAGGCCAAGACCTCGGCCATCGAGGGCATCGAGTCGGTACGCCGCAACTCGCAGCGCGAAGGCGCCTTCGAGCTGAAGGAAGCCAGCAACGGCAAGCATTACTTCGTGCTCAAGGCCACCAACGGCCAAGTCGTCGGTCAGAGCCAGATGTACGGCAGCCGAGCCAGCGCCGAGAACGGCGTCGCCTCGGTGAAGCGCTACGCGCCCGATGCCGGAATCAGTGACGACAGCTGA
- a CDS encoding CatB-related O-acetyltransferase: MNIIREVQINRRLKKALDHHQCRLSGGIKSLRDGAQLTLEPGVKIGKAKIYAPTLEVGAYTDVVSGCEFLDVARIGRYCSIATGVVIGQGRHSHPMDWLTTHNFPSNPKLLRRPTKRHAPLIPTVIGNDVWIGRDVLILDGVTVGTGSVIGAQSLVNKDVPPYAIVAGSPARVIRYRFSPEVIERLLASRWWELPLDALGELLLDDPEACLDALERQGPPPQLNPQKLQVRSKPWGVELLPT; the protein is encoded by the coding sequence ATGAACATCATCAGGGAAGTCCAGATCAACCGCCGCTTGAAAAAGGCCCTCGATCACCACCAATGCCGCCTCTCCGGTGGCATCAAATCACTGCGTGACGGCGCGCAACTGACGCTGGAACCGGGCGTCAAGATTGGCAAGGCCAAGATTTATGCTCCGACCCTGGAGGTCGGCGCCTACACGGATGTGGTCAGCGGTTGCGAGTTCCTCGATGTCGCACGCATCGGCCGGTACTGCTCGATCGCCACGGGGGTGGTGATCGGTCAGGGACGTCACTCTCATCCAATGGATTGGCTGACCACCCACAATTTTCCAAGTAATCCGAAACTGCTCCGGCGGCCGACGAAGCGTCATGCGCCACTAATCCCGACCGTGATCGGGAACGACGTTTGGATCGGTCGTGACGTGCTGATTCTCGATGGCGTGACGGTGGGGACCGGTTCGGTGATTGGCGCTCAATCGCTGGTGAACAAGGACGTGCCGCCCTACGCCATCGTTGCCGGGTCGCCGGCGCGGGTGATCCGCTATCGCTTTTCGCCGGAGGTCATCGAGCGCCTGTTGGCCAGTCGCTGGTGGGAACTACCACTGGATGCACTGGGCGAGTTGCTGCTGGACGACCCCGAGGCCTGCCTGGATGCGCTGGAGCGGCAAGGGCCGCCGCCCCAGTTGAACCCGCAAAAGCTTCAGGTCCGTTCCAAACCCTGGGGAGTGGAGCTGTTGCCCACTTAG
- a CDS encoding AraC family transcriptional regulator yields the protein MATAQLPEQRTLTTLHTVVLATEVLSQAGIPRDLLLEGSGIAEADLRTAEKLVTHAQELRVFANALQYYRDPSLGLYLGLRMHVSAYGILGYSMLASRTLRDALQLALAYPDLLGTYFRLALQDHGDEVWLSAEGYRYAPELTVFNTELCLTSLLTVVRDLLGESVRPRRLLLAYRPPLHAHTYAERLGCPVEFGAPTSALCFGPALLDRPLPLADPVSCHNGLQQCQRQSAELSNRGDVLELIRRHLASHLQECRSLDAVARHLHRSSRTLRRHLQQHNTSYQQVLDEVRYDKARQLLKDTDLPIYLIAEQLGYSETASFRHAFQRWSGYSPSLYRG from the coding sequence ATGGCCACCGCCCAGCTTCCCGAACAGCGTACCCTGACCACCCTGCACACCGTGGTGCTGGCCACCGAAGTCCTCAGCCAGGCCGGGATTCCCCGCGATCTGCTGCTGGAGGGCAGCGGCATCGCCGAAGCGGATCTACGCACCGCGGAGAAGCTTGTCACCCACGCCCAGGAGCTGCGGGTCTTCGCCAATGCCCTGCAGTACTACCGGGACCCGTCGCTGGGGCTATACCTGGGCCTGCGCATGCACGTCTCGGCGTACGGCATCCTCGGTTACAGCATGCTCGCCAGCCGCACCCTGCGCGATGCGCTGCAACTGGCGCTGGCCTACCCGGACCTGCTCGGCACCTACTTCCGCCTGGCCTTGCAGGACCATGGCGACGAGGTCTGGCTGAGCGCCGAAGGCTATCGCTACGCCCCGGAACTGACGGTATTCAACACCGAGCTGTGCCTGACCTCGCTGCTTACCGTGGTGCGCGACCTGCTCGGCGAGTCGGTGCGCCCGCGCCGACTGCTGCTGGCCTACCGTCCCCCGCTACACGCCCACACCTACGCCGAGCGTCTCGGCTGCCCGGTGGAGTTCGGCGCCCCGACCAGCGCCCTGTGCTTCGGCCCGGCGCTACTCGACCGGCCCCTACCGCTGGCCGACCCCGTGAGCTGCCACAACGGCCTGCAACAATGCCAACGCCAGAGCGCCGAGCTGAGCAATCGCGGAGACGTGCTCGAACTGATTCGCCGCCACCTGGCCAGCCACCTGCAGGAGTGCCGAAGCCTGGATGCCGTCGCACGTCACCTGCACCGCTCCAGCCGCACCCTGCGCCGCCACCTGCAGCAGCACAACACCAGCTACCAACAGGTGCTGGACGAGGTGCGCTACGACAAGGCCCGGCAACTGCTCAAGGACACCGACCTGCCGATCTACCTGATCGCCGAACAGCTCGGCTACAGCGAAACCGCCAGCTTCCGCCATGCCTTCCAGCGCTGGAGCGGCTACAGCCCGAGCCTGTACCGGGGCTAG
- a CDS encoding ABC transporter ATP-binding protein yields MTSAIAIERIGMEFGTPGQGLKALDDVSLDIRANEFFTLLGPSGCGKTTLLRLIAGFEQPTSGSIRLYGEEMQGLPPFRRPVNTVFQSYALFPHMTVAQNIGFGLEMQGKPKSEIDATVKAMLELVRLPEVGSRRADQLSGGQQQRIALARALASRPKVLLLDESLSALDLKLRKEMQIELKRLQHETGITFIFVTHDQEEALTMSDRIAVMSKGKVLQIGSPTEIYETPVNRWVADFIGETNFLEGTAHPNGVQLADGQVLSASTTLPGKVTLAVRPERTELAHDGELEGVVENIVYVGTDTVYHLNIAGTGGFRVRQQNRDGAHTPHAPGSRVRVRVPGNAIRVLAE; encoded by the coding sequence ATGACCAGCGCGATTGCGATTGAGCGAATCGGCATGGAATTCGGTACCCCCGGCCAAGGCCTCAAGGCCCTGGACGACGTGTCCCTGGACATCCGCGCCAACGAGTTCTTCACCCTCCTCGGCCCGTCGGGCTGCGGCAAGACCACCCTTCTGCGGCTCATCGCCGGCTTCGAACAACCCACCTCCGGCAGCATCCGCCTCTACGGCGAAGAAATGCAGGGTCTCCCGCCCTTCCGCCGCCCGGTCAACACCGTCTTCCAGAGCTATGCCCTGTTCCCGCACATGACGGTCGCGCAGAACATCGGTTTCGGCCTGGAAATGCAGGGCAAGCCGAAGAGCGAGATCGACGCCACAGTCAAGGCCATGCTCGAGCTGGTACGCCTGCCAGAAGTCGGCTCGCGGCGCGCCGACCAGCTTTCCGGCGGCCAGCAACAGCGCATCGCCCTGGCCCGCGCGCTGGCCAGCCGACCCAAGGTGCTGCTGCTCGACGAATCGCTCTCGGCGCTGGACCTGAAGCTGCGCAAGGAGATGCAGATCGAGCTCAAGCGCCTGCAGCACGAAACCGGCATCACCTTCATCTTCGTCACCCACGACCAGGAAGAAGCCCTGACCATGTCCGACCGCATCGCGGTGATGAGCAAGGGCAAGGTCCTGCAGATCGGCAGTCCGACCGAAATCTACGAAACCCCGGTCAACCGCTGGGTGGCCGACTTCATCGGCGAAACCAACTTCCTCGAAGGCACCGCGCACCCCAATGGCGTCCAACTGGCCGACGGCCAGGTGCTGTCCGCCAGCACCACGCTACCAGGCAAGGTGACCCTCGCGGTACGCCCGGAGCGCACCGAGCTGGCCCATGACGGCGAGCTGGAAGGGGTGGTGGAGAACATCGTCTACGTCGGCACCGACACCGTTTACCACCTGAACATCGCTGGCACCGGCGGCTTCCGCGTGCGCCAGCAGAACCGCGATGGCGCCCATACGCCGCACGCACCCGGCTCGCGGGTCCGTGTGCGGGTTCCCGGCAACGCCATCCGGGTACTGGCCGAATGA
- a CDS encoding ABC transporter permease, translating to MTTLRQQAERKSLRARLALTSPAMIILLVFLVLPLGIMFAVSVQAPGDYGGVKWGQHTIEAYINFLWERDLDDALVFNTDYLGIFQRSFWLSLMTTIGCLLIGFPTALYLALQDERRRNMLLFLVTVPFWTNLLVRVYAWILLLRNGGLIDEGLHKLGFTDAAIGLLYTDNAVIIGLLYTFLPFMVLPIYTSLEKMDWRLVEAAFDLGANRWKALRRIIIPLSMPGVVAGCILVFIPALGNYIIPELLGGGKSLMIGNLIQLQFGTAHNWPFGAALSFALLAFVLIAMLIYSLRFKQGAAGGHP from the coding sequence ATGACGACGCTGCGCCAGCAAGCCGAGCGCAAGAGCCTGCGCGCCCGGCTGGCGCTGACGTCCCCGGCGATGATCATCCTCCTGGTGTTCCTGGTGCTGCCGCTGGGCATCATGTTCGCCGTGTCGGTCCAGGCACCGGGCGACTACGGCGGCGTGAAGTGGGGCCAGCACACCATCGAGGCCTACATCAACTTCCTCTGGGAACGCGATCTCGATGACGCCCTGGTGTTCAACACCGACTACCTGGGTATCTTCCAGCGCTCCTTCTGGCTGTCGCTGATGACGACCATCGGTTGCCTGCTGATCGGATTCCCCACCGCGCTGTACCTGGCGCTGCAGGACGAACGCCGGCGCAACATGCTGCTGTTCCTGGTCACGGTGCCGTTCTGGACCAACCTGCTGGTGCGCGTGTACGCCTGGATCCTGCTGCTGCGCAATGGCGGCCTGATCGACGAAGGCCTGCACAAGCTGGGCTTCACCGACGCGGCCATCGGCCTGCTGTACACCGATAACGCGGTGATCATCGGCCTGCTCTACACCTTCCTGCCGTTCATGGTGCTGCCGATCTACACCAGCCTGGAGAAGATGGACTGGCGCCTGGTAGAGGCTGCCTTCGACCTCGGCGCCAACCGCTGGAAGGCCCTGCGGCGGATCATCATCCCGCTGTCGATGCCCGGCGTGGTCGCCGGCTGCATCCTGGTGTTCATCCCGGCCCTGGGCAACTACATCATTCCCGAGCTGCTTGGCGGCGGTAAGTCGCTGATGATCGGCAACCTCATCCAGCTGCAGTTCGGCACGGCGCACAACTGGCCGTTCGGCGCGGCGCTGTCCTTCGCCCTGCTCGCCTTCGTGCTGATCGCGATGCTGATCTACAGCCTCCGCTTCAAGCAGGGCGCCGCCGGAGGTCATCCATGA
- a CDS encoding ABC transporter permease — protein MNSLNPLWRFAGVRPAAWLFFAFLYVPILVLVVLSFNSGQSATLWESFSFKWYAVVANDPEIVRAAKNSLIVASLATLFSTALATLAALGMRGRAFRGQSLMNGVIGLPLLVPEIVTAVATLMFFAFIGLKLSLFTILLAHVVFCIPFAYLPIRARLEGMDPRLAEAAADLYASPWKAFWKVTCPLLMPGILSGAMLAFIISMDDFVITYFVAGAGATTLPVYIFSSIRMGISPKINAISSIILLISIAFVALSYYVGQRRR, from the coding sequence ATGAATTCGCTCAATCCGCTCTGGCGCTTCGCCGGCGTGCGGCCGGCCGCCTGGCTGTTCTTCGCCTTCCTGTATGTGCCGATCCTGGTGCTGGTGGTGCTGAGCTTCAACAGCGGCCAGTCGGCGACCCTCTGGGAAAGCTTCAGCTTCAAGTGGTACGCCGTGGTGGCCAACGATCCGGAGATCGTCCGCGCGGCGAAGAACTCGCTGATCGTCGCCAGCCTCGCCACGCTGTTCTCCACGGCGCTCGCCACCCTGGCGGCGCTGGGCATGCGCGGCCGCGCCTTCCGTGGCCAGAGCCTGATGAACGGGGTGATCGGCCTGCCGCTGCTGGTGCCTGAGATCGTTACCGCGGTGGCCACGCTGATGTTCTTCGCCTTCATCGGCCTGAAGCTGTCGCTGTTCACCATCCTGCTGGCCCACGTGGTGTTCTGCATCCCCTTCGCCTACCTGCCGATCCGCGCCCGCCTGGAGGGCATGGACCCGCGCCTGGCGGAGGCCGCCGCCGACCTCTACGCCTCGCCGTGGAAGGCCTTCTGGAAGGTGACCTGCCCGCTGCTGATGCCCGGCATCCTTTCGGGGGCGATGCTGGCGTTCATCATCTCGATGGACGACTTCGTCATCACCTACTTCGTCGCCGGCGCCGGGGCCACCACCCTGCCGGTGTATATCTTCAGCTCCATCCGCATGGGGATATCACCGAAGATCAATGCCATTTCCTCGATAATTCTTCTAATTTCCATCGCGTTCGTTGCGTTGTCGTACTACGTCGGCCAGCGCCGGCGTTGA
- a CDS encoding extracellular solute-binding protein, translating into MTIRRLPLAIKAAALAGLTLASQAHAEGTLHFANWSDYFPPELLKKFEKDTGIHATLDAYDSNETLLAKLKAGGGAYDVVVPSDSFIEIFVKEGLLQKLDKSQLPNLANLKDKFKTLSYDPGHDYTVPYLWGTTGYTYDSAKAPGGKFEESWKPFFEPPEDFKGKVVALNSVDDMWAPATYYAGVDECTEDPKEAQKVLDLMLKQKPLLAMYNSDGTIERMAAGEVWMHQQWNGAYHRAHAQRASLVYVYPKEGIRLFIDNLAIPKDATNVKEANIFLNWMMQPENIAAASNFAKYNNAITGSEKFMDKELFDDPAINTPADKLDRLKPFKLCSPKSLALRAKVWTKLKK; encoded by the coding sequence ATGACCATCCGCCGCCTTCCCCTGGCCATCAAGGCCGCCGCCCTGGCCGGCCTGACCCTGGCCAGCCAGGCTCACGCCGAGGGCACGCTGCACTTCGCCAACTGGTCGGACTACTTCCCGCCGGAGCTGCTGAAGAAGTTCGAGAAGGACACCGGCATCCACGCCACACTGGACGCCTATGACAGCAACGAGACCCTGCTGGCCAAGCTGAAGGCCGGTGGCGGCGCCTACGACGTGGTGGTTCCGTCGGACAGCTTCATCGAGATCTTCGTCAAGGAAGGCCTGCTGCAGAAGCTCGACAAGTCGCAGCTGCCGAACCTGGCCAACCTCAAGGACAAGTTCAAGACCCTCTCCTACGATCCGGGCCACGACTACACCGTGCCCTACCTGTGGGGCACCACCGGCTACACCTACGACAGCGCCAAGGCGCCGGGCGGCAAGTTCGAGGAGAGCTGGAAGCCGTTCTTCGAGCCGCCGGAAGACTTCAAGGGCAAGGTGGTCGCACTCAACTCCGTCGACGACATGTGGGCGCCCGCGACCTACTACGCCGGCGTCGACGAGTGCACAGAGGATCCGAAGGAAGCGCAGAAGGTCCTCGACCTGATGCTCAAGCAGAAGCCGCTGCTGGCCATGTACAACAGCGACGGCACCATCGAGCGCATGGCCGCCGGCGAAGTCTGGATGCACCAGCAGTGGAACGGCGCCTACCACCGCGCCCACGCCCAGCGCGCCAGCCTGGTGTACGTCTATCCGAAGGAAGGCATCCGCCTGTTCATCGACAACCTGGCCATTCCCAAGGACGCCACCAACGTCAAGGAAGCGAACATCTTCCTCAACTGGATGATGCAGCCGGAGAACATCGCCGCGGCCTCCAACTTCGCCAAGTACAACAACGCCATCACCGGCTCCGAGAAGTTCATGGACAAGGAGCTGTTCGACGACCCGGCGATCAACACCCCGGCCGACAAGCTCGACCGCCTGAAGCCCTTCAAGCTGTGCTCGCCGAAGTCCCTGGCGCTGCGCGCCAAGGTCTGGACCAAGCTGAAGAAATAA
- a CDS encoding APC family permease, giving the protein MASEQIARFGSTADTPNAPADARLKRILGLPALVFFGLVYMVPLTMFTTYGVVTEMTGGRTATAYLITLLAMLFTAASYSFMVRKYPISGSAYSYTSLSFGPAVGFLSGWSLLLDYLFLPMINYLLIGLFMNIAFPEIPAWVFVVGSIALVTVLNVVGISQVAGMSNLIVGAQLVFIVVFVAMSLKSLAGAPTLDFAAPFVGDGSKPGFAPLMAGAAVLCLSFLGFDAVSTMAEETRDARRDIPRAIIITTVIAGLLFTLLAIISQLVFPGSVFQNADSAANEVMLKAGGQFLGNFFTAAYIAGCIGSALASQASVSRILFTMGRDGILPRSLFGTLHARFQTPVVAILVVSAISLLAVVLDLTTLASMISFGALVAFSVVNLAVIRTYLGKEGRRTPADLLLYGLVPFIGLCLTLWLWTSLSQLTLVVGLSWFAVGFTYLAVHTGGFRRKAPSVNFEENA; this is encoded by the coding sequence ATGGCCAGCGAACAGATCGCTCGTTTCGGCAGCACTGCCGACACCCCCAACGCCCCGGCGGACGCCCGCCTGAAACGTATCCTGGGCCTGCCCGCCCTGGTCTTCTTCGGCCTGGTCTACATGGTTCCGCTGACCATGTTCACCACCTACGGCGTGGTCACCGAGATGACCGGCGGCCGCACCGCCACCGCCTATCTGATCACCCTGCTGGCGATGCTCTTCACCGCCGCGTCCTACAGCTTCATGGTGCGTAAGTATCCGATCTCCGGCTCGGCCTACTCCTACACCAGCCTGAGCTTCGGTCCGGCAGTCGGCTTCCTGTCCGGCTGGTCGCTGCTGCTCGATTACCTGTTCCTGCCGATGATCAACTACCTGCTCATCGGCCTGTTCATGAACATCGCCTTCCCGGAAATCCCGGCCTGGGTGTTCGTGGTCGGCTCCATCGCCCTGGTCACCGTGCTCAACGTGGTCGGCATCAGCCAGGTGGCCGGCATGAGCAACCTGATCGTCGGCGCCCAGCTGGTGTTCATCGTGGTGTTCGTCGCCATGTCGCTGAAGAGCCTGGCCGGCGCCCCGACCCTGGACTTCGCCGCGCCCTTCGTCGGCGATGGCAGCAAGCCCGGCTTCGCCCCGCTGATGGCCGGCGCCGCGGTGCTCTGCCTGTCGTTCCTGGGCTTCGACGCCGTCTCGACCATGGCCGAGGAAACCCGTGACGCCCGCCGCGACATCCCCCGCGCGATCATCATCACCACCGTGATCGCCGGCCTGCTGTTCACCCTGCTGGCGATCATCAGCCAGCTGGTGTTCCCCGGCAGCGTGTTCCAGAACGCCGACTCGGCGGCCAATGAAGTGATGCTCAAGGCCGGCGGCCAATTCCTCGGCAACTTCTTCACCGCCGCCTACATCGCCGGCTGCATCGGTTCGGCGCTGGCCTCCCAGGCCTCGGTGTCGCGCATCCTGTTCACCATGGGCCGCGATGGCATCCTCCCGCGCAGCCTGTTCGGCACCCTGCACGCGCGCTTCCAGACGCCGGTCGTAGCGATTCTGGTGGTTTCCGCCATCTCCCTGCTAGCGGTGGTGCTGGACCTGACCACCCTGGCCTCGATGATCAGCTTCGGCGCCCTGGTGGCCTTCTCGGTGGTCAACCTGGCGGTGATCCGCACCTACCTGGGCAAGGAAGGCCGCCGCACGCCTGCCGACCTGCTGCTCTACGGCCTGGTGCCCTTCATCGGCCTGTGCCTGACGCTGTGGCTGTGGACCAGCCTGTCGCAGCTGACCCTGGTGGTCGGCCTGAGCTGGTTCGCCGTCGGCTTCACCTATCTGGCGGTGCATACCGGCGGCTTCCGCCGCAAGGCGCCGAGCGTGAACTTCGAAGAAAACGCCTGA
- a CDS encoding histone deacetylase family protein yields the protein MLTIYTDDHRLHHGQHELIGGKFTPCFEKPSRADMVLDRVKAVGLGDIQGPRDFGLEPIRRIHTEGFVNFLQHAWRDWVATGRTHDMLPIAWPTRRLRQKEPDSIDGRLGYYSFDAGAPITAGTWQAVLSSVNVALTGQAELAKGARSVFSLCRPPGHHASADYMGGYCFFNNAAIAAQAVLDQGTARVAILDVDYHHGNGTQDIFYDRADVLFTSIHGDPRFEYPYFLGYADEKGQGVGEGFNFNYPLASGSDWSVWSLALQAAIRQISAYAPDVLIVSLGVDTFKEDPISQFKLDSPDYLRMGEAIGKLGLPTLFVMEGGYAVEEIGINAVNVLQGFDSIG from the coding sequence ATGTTGACGATCTACACGGACGACCATCGCTTGCACCACGGCCAGCACGAGCTGATCGGCGGCAAGTTCACGCCCTGCTTCGAGAAGCCCAGCCGCGCCGACATGGTCCTCGACCGGGTCAAGGCGGTCGGCCTGGGCGACATCCAGGGTCCGCGCGACTTCGGCCTGGAGCCGATCCGCCGGATTCACACCGAAGGCTTCGTCAACTTCCTGCAACACGCCTGGCGCGACTGGGTGGCCACCGGCCGCACCCACGACATGCTGCCGATCGCCTGGCCGACCCGCCGCCTGCGGCAGAAGGAGCCGGACAGCATCGACGGCCGCCTGGGCTACTACAGCTTCGACGCCGGTGCGCCCATTACTGCCGGCACCTGGCAGGCCGTCCTAAGCTCGGTGAACGTGGCGCTGACCGGCCAGGCCGAACTGGCCAAGGGCGCTCGCTCGGTATTCAGCCTGTGCCGTCCGCCGGGACACCACGCCTCGGCCGACTACATGGGCGGCTACTGCTTCTTCAACAACGCCGCCATCGCCGCCCAGGCAGTGCTCGACCAGGGCACCGCGCGCGTGGCGATCCTTGATGTCGACTACCACCACGGCAACGGCACCCAGGACATCTTCTACGACCGCGCCGACGTGCTCTTCACCTCGATCCACGGCGACCCGCGCTTCGAGTACCCGTACTTCCTCGGCTACGCCGACGAGAAGGGCCAGGGCGTAGGCGAAGGCTTCAACTTCAACTACCCGCTGGCCTCGGGCAGCGACTGGTCGGTGTGGAGCCTCGCGCTGCAGGCGGCGATCCGCCAGATCTCGGCCTACGCGCCGGACGTGCTGATCGTGTCGCTGGGCGTGGACACCTTCAAGGAAGACCCGATCTCGCAGTTCAAGCTGGATTCGCCGGACTACCTGCGCATGGGCGAAGCCATCGGCAAGCTCGGCCTGCCGACCCTGTTCGTCATGGAAGGCGGTTACGCGGTGGAAGAGATCGGCATCAATGCGGTGAACGTGCTGCAGGGTTTCGACAGCATCGGCTGA